GACGGTAGTCAGTACACTTTGGGCTTGGCTGATGCAAAAGGATTGGGGAGTATTCAACCAGGTCCTGATGAACCTGGGCCAAGATCCAATAAGCTGGCTTACCAGCGAAAGCCTGGCCATGTGGTCTGTATCACTGACAACGCTTTGGTGGACAGCCGGTTTCAACATGGTTCTCTTCAGTGCAGGAATTAAGCAAATTCCCAAGGAAGTGTATGAGTCGGCAGCAATCGACGGCGCTTCCTACATCCAGAGCGTACGACATATCACCATACCCTTGGTCAGATCGACCACAGTTCTCTGTTTGATATTACAGATCATCGCCTCATTCAACGTATTCGGTCAGGTCTATGTTATGACCGGGGGAGGCCCCCATGGAACTACCAGGGTACTGGTTCAATACATCTACGAGACAGGCTTCAAATACTTCAAGATGGGCTACAGTGCAGCAATGAGTTATATCCTCTTCATCATTATTCTGGGGATCAGCATCATTCAATACACCTTGCTTGGGAGGAAGGATCGCGCATGAGATACAACAAGAAAACACTTCTCAAACGAGCGCTGGAAATCCTCATCATCCTGATCTGGGTCTTCCCCTTGGTGTGGATGGTGATCACCAGCTTGAAACTGGAAGAGGAGGTCATTACCAAGACATTCTCTTTTTGGCCACAGAACCCCACCTTTGCAAACTATATCAAGGCCTTCACATCCACCTATATTCTCAACTGGATGGGAAACTCATTCATTGTCGCCATTGGGGCCATGTTGCTTACCCTGATAGTGGATGCTCCCATTGCCTATGCGTTTGCAAAGATACGTTTCAGAGGACGTAATTTGCTGTTTTGGGCAGTCATGGGAGGGATGATGGTTCCCTTCCAGGTATTGATCGTCCCACTCTATATGCAGTTCAACTCCTATGGAATGATCAACACCCTGGCCGCAGCATTCCTTCCCCGTGTTGCCCTCCCGATTGGAATCTTTATTTTGAAACAGTTCTATGAGGGCATACCCAGCGACCTTGAGGAGGCTGCCTTTATTGATGGTGCCTCCAGATACCGCATCTTCCTCAAGATCATTCTTCCCTTGGGACAGTCTGCAATGGCTACAGTAATTATCCTCTCCTTCATCAATGCCTGGAATGACTTCCTCTGGCCCTTGATCGTGATCAACGATACGATCAAGTACACAATTACCGTCGGTATAGCAAACTTCCAGGGAACCCATGGCACACAATATGCCTTGATCATGGCAGGTGCAGCCGTAGCTTCCATTCCCCAGATCCTCTTCTACATCTTCTTCAGGAAGAAGATCATCGCAGGAATCGCCACCAGTGGGTTGAAGGGGTAGAGAGAAATGGTCTGCAAACAAATCTCATCACATGAAGTGTCATTGACACAAGACAGCTCACAGATCATTCTCTCCTATTCCCTCACCTATGAAGGAAAGCGGCAGAGTCCATCAGAGATTACCATCACCAAACATACAGTGATGGCTGTATTCAGCCAAATAGGAACGATCATCGACCGACTCAGGAAAGAGGGAGACCTCCTTGTACTTACCCGCCATTGGGAGCTTAAGAAACCTGGTGCCTATAGGCTCCAGGCTTCATTCAGCAGCAAAGAAGAGTCAGGAGAGGAGGAGCTCTTCATTCCAGCTGTCTGGTATCGGGACAATAGTAATGGAAAAGGATGCTTTCCTTCAGCTGAACGGGCCAGTAACTGGTCGTTCCTTGAAACCCGGATGAGTATCCCAAGTTGTGCCCAGCTTTCAAACGGGAGGCGGGTCTTCACTTGTGCAACCGAAGCAGCAACAGAGGAGTGCTTTCTCTCTTCGGTGACTGCTGACCGCCACAGCCTGATCATCTCTATCCCAGGCAGTGAATGGCCATACAGCTATCGCGGGAAACTCTCTCTCATTGATACATCAGATCAGGAAAGGCCAACGCTAAACGTTGATCAAGATGGGCTCTCCTATAAGAGGGTCTTCTACCTTGCAATCCAAACAGAGGGCAACAGTATGCATGCCTTTACTCGTTTTGTTGAGCTTCTTCCCCAGCAAAAACTAAAACACCATCGATTGCCCTGGGATCAATGGATGGAGTATAAGCTCACCCGTTTAATCAACATGGTACATGTAGGCAAGGACGGGTTGGGGTATCTCATTATGGGAGAAGGGAACAAGGAGGTGCAGGATGTCTATCAATATACTTCTGCGTCCTTCCTGGTAAAGAGCCTTGAGGCTGCTTATGAACTTGCCCAATATACACAGTACATCCCGTCTCTTCCTTGTTTGCAGAGAGCAAGAGAAGAACTGGCTCATAGGTTCGAACTCCCTAACGACTCCTTGCTTCTTGCTCACGTTGCAAAGCGTATTGGTGATTTTTTCCTGCAAGCTGAGCAAAGTGAAGGGATTTTTCAAGACAACTATGATTTGGAGAAACATATATGGGGAGGATATCTGGGAATTGGAGAGCATCCAGAATTCCAATATATGGTGAACAGCCGGTGCAATGGCGAGGCAATGAAGTACTATGTGCTCCTCTCTCTTTCCCTCAGGTCGTTGGGAATTGATGAGGGACAATACATCAGTCTTGCAAGAAGAGTTGCACGTTTCTACTGCGAAGCGCAGCTCTCATCCGGTTCATTTGGAAGATGGTGGACAGAAAAGGGAAAACCAGGGGATATCCAAGGGACCAACGGTGCATATATTGGCTCCTTCTTTGCCACCTTGATCCCCTACCTCAATGACAATGATCCCCTGAAGAATGATATGCTCAGCGCAGTCCACCAAGCCTATACCTATTACGCAGAGCTTGCCTTTGAAGGAGCCTTCTATGGGGACACCCTCGATGCAGACTCCTGTGACAAGGAAGCCGGTATTGCTCTTCTCTCTTTTTTCTTGGATCTCTATGAGCTGGAACAGGACAAGCGCCACCTGGAGAGCGCCCAACTTGCGGTAGAATTCATCGTGCAGTGGATCTGGCAACAGGATTCATACTTGCCTCCTGATAGCCCTCTTGGTCAGATTGGGTTTTCCACAATGGGCATGACCTCAGTTTCGGTCGCTCATCACCATCTCGATTTTTATGGACTGGCTATAGCCTATGAGTTCCTTCGCTTTGCAAAGCATGCAAACAAGCCGTTCTACGAACAGCAAGCCAAGATTATGTTAAATGCCTGCCGCCAGCTGGTTGCTACAGAGGCACAACCACTGGGAAGGGATGAGTCATTTCTAGGCTGGCAACCAGAACAGCTGAATCATACGTATTGGGAGTATTTCGACCGTCCAGAACTGATGAACGGGCATTTTGACATTGATATTGCTTGGGTCACGGTCTTGACGCTTGGATCCTATCAAATGATCCAAAACCATTTTCCGTATCACCTTCAGGAGTAACCAATGGAACAATTCAGTCTGATCTCGCTGAATCTGTGGAATACAGAACATTGGCAGGAGCGTGAAAAATGCATCGTCTCATTCCTGCAGACTTTTGACGCAGATATATATTGTTTCCAGGAAGTTCGGCCACAGACGCTCTCTGTATTGGATGCATCACTCACTAAATACCAACGAGTGGAAGGTGATGAGACAGGCTGGAGGAATGAGAGCAGCATCTACGTGAAACGTGAGATGTTTTCCATTCTGGATTTAGGACGGATTGATCTTGATATGCCTGAAAAAGATCGAGGAGTGTTCTGGGTCGAGTTGAAAACCAAGGGCGGAGAAGCACTGATTGTGGCAACGATGCATCTGACCCATCAGCTGAATGCCGATGAGATGGCAACAGGAAAGAACTAC
This sequence is a window from uncultured Sphaerochaeta sp.. Protein-coding genes within it:
- a CDS encoding endonuclease/exonuclease/phosphatase family protein, which gives rise to MEQFSLISLNLWNTEHWQEREKCIVSFLQTFDADIYCFQEVRPQTLSVLDASLTKYQRVEGDETGWRNESSIYVKREMFSILDLGRIDLDMPEKDRGVFWVELKTKGGEALIVATMHLTHQLNADEMATGKNYRHKEAHKAAEALNKLGERKRMVICGDFNDPIHPSRIFHEQAGFQDVFMLLGLPAPVTFPCPFLTYETFLVEAIDKIMIRGAIQPLLASSPHFMIPGQVLSDHWPVAAVLKLLPNV
- a CDS encoding sugar ABC transporter permease, which encodes MIPGNKDTRDGIVFSIPFLIVYLAFMIYPLLSGLYISFFKWDILSTAKFIGWENYATLFSDDKFYSSLWHTLQFVMITTPSLLVLGFLMALAVTGSSPYKGIMENVFFFPYIFSMTVVSTLWAWLMQKDWGVFNQVLMNLGQDPISWLTSESLAMWSVSLTTLWWTAGFNMVLFSAGIKQIPKEVYESAAIDGASYIQSVRHITIPLVRSTTVLCLILQIIASFNVFGQVYVMTGGGPHGTTRVLVQYIYETGFKYFKMGYSAAMSYILFIIILGISIIQYTLLGRKDRA
- a CDS encoding carbohydrate ABC transporter permease, producing the protein MRYNKKTLLKRALEILIILIWVFPLVWMVITSLKLEEEVITKTFSFWPQNPTFANYIKAFTSTYILNWMGNSFIVAIGAMLLTLIVDAPIAYAFAKIRFRGRNLLFWAVMGGMMVPFQVLIVPLYMQFNSYGMINTLAAAFLPRVALPIGIFILKQFYEGIPSDLEEAAFIDGASRYRIFLKIILPLGQSAMATVIILSFINAWNDFLWPLIVINDTIKYTITVGIANFQGTHGTQYALIMAGAAVASIPQILFYIFFRKKIIAGIATSGLKG